The following nucleotide sequence is from Barnesiella viscericola DSM 18177.
GCCAAGGAGTTACAATTTATTGCGCAAGCCGGATTGACCTACTCGAAAGATCCGTTTGACTTGGAGCGCTTCCAGCGAATACGCGATATTTCGGCCGAGATTATGAGTCGTCACACCGGTCTTCCGTATGAGCAGGTGAGGCATCTGTTTTGTAGCGAGGTCGGCTTTCAAACGCCCAAACTGGATACCCGGGCGGCTATTTTCAAAGACGGAAAAATTTTACTGGTCGAGGAGCGCGACGGCTCCTGGTCGCTCCCGGGCGGGTGGGTCGATGTGAATCAAACCCTTAAAACAAATACTGAAAAAGAGGTCCTCGAAGAGGCTGGTCTCGAAGTCGAGGTTGTGCGCCTGTTGGCTCTGCAAGATCGCAATTTGCACAACCGACCTCCGTATGCTTACAATGTATGTAAAGCCTTTTTCCTCTGTCGGGTTAAGCAGGGGGCTTTTCGCCCTAATACCGAGACGTTGGGAAGCGGCTATTTTGCGTTGGACGAGTTGCCTCTTCTCTCGGAAGATAAAGTTACCCGCGAGCAAATAGCCCTCTGCTTTGAAGCGGCTCGTCGCGAATTTTGGGAGGTTCCTTTCGATTGAACAGGATTTTGAAAGATAAGTGGGTAA
It contains:
- a CDS encoding NUDIX hydrolase N-terminal domain-containing protein encodes the protein MESSASESPAWLDWAKELQFIAQAGLTYSKDPFDLERFQRIRDISAEIMSRHTGLPYEQVRHLFCSEVGFQTPKLDTRAAIFKDGKILLVEERDGSWSLPGGWVDVNQTLKTNTEKEVLEEAGLEVEVVRLLALQDRNLHNRPPYAYNVCKAFFLCRVKQGAFRPNTETLGSGYFALDELPLLSEDKVTREQIALCFEAARREFWEVPFD